The Amycolatopsis camponoti genome segment TGTGCGCACACGGCGGAATCCGTCGTTCCGGGCCACGGAGAGCGACGGCGCAAACGTTTGCGGTCTCGTTCGGGGGAGCAGCTCAGGCGCGGCCGAGACTCGGCTCGGCGGTGGTGATCGTCACCTGGCCGAGTAGCCGTTCCAGCGCCGCCTCGACGTCTTCCTTCCAGGTGATCGCCGAGCGCAGTTCCAGGCGCAGGCGCGGCCACTTCTGGTGCGGGCGGACGGTCTTGAAGCCGACGCTCTGCAGGAACGCGGCCGGCAGCACGCAGCTGTGCCCGCCGTCGGGGTCGGGCTCCTCGGGGCGCGCGTCGCCGAACGCCTCGATCGCGCGCACACCACGCTTCGTCAGGTCCTTCGCGACCGCCTGGACGAGCATCCGGCCGAGGCCGCCGCCGCGGAACTCCGGGAGCACCTGGAACGCCGTCAGCAGGACGGCGTCCGCGCTCGGCGGGGACGTCGGGAAGGCCAGCGACCGCGGGACGGCGTTCGGCGGGGCGTACAGCACGAACCCGACCGGCAGCGTGTCGCTGTAGACGATGCGGCCGCAGGAACCCCACTCGAGCAGGACGCTGGAGACCCAGGCTTCCTTCTCGACCTCGGTGGCGCCGAACTCCTCGGCCTGGTTCTTCAGGTGCGGGGCCAGCTCCCAGTACACGCACCTGCGGCAGCTCTTCGGCAGGTGCTCCAGGTTGTCCAGTGTGACGCCCACGACGCGACGTGACACCCGCGACCTCCCCTGACCTGCTGCTCCCGACCGGCTGCCCGGTCGTCAAGCCGCGCGGTAGAACAGCACGATCACGGGAGCCATGGTCGAGGATAGGCCGATGTGACGAGCACCGAAAGGCCAGGGGTACCGGATGGGTGCCCGGTTACACTCGACAGGATCTGCCGTGCCTTTACAAGCTGCCTGTCAACCGAGCCCCGGGTGAATCGTCGATGACCGAGAACCGCCCCAGCAAGCCGCACAGCGGCCGCCAGAACCTCGACCCGCACCTCGAGCGGTATGCCGCGCGCACCGCCGGGATGACCGCCTCGGAGATCCGGGCGCTGTTCGCGGTCGCCAGCCGGCCCGAGGTGGTCTCGCTGGCCGGCGGCATGCCGAACCTGGCCGCGCTCCCGCTCGACACGCTGTCGACGCAGGTGGCGGAGATCATCGCCGAAGACGGGCTCGTCGCCCTGCAGTACGGCTCGGCGCACGGCATCCCGGTGCTGCGCGAGCAGATCTGCGAAATCATGGCCCTGGAGGGCATCAAGGCGCACCCGGACGACGTCGTGGTGACCGTCGGCTCCCAGATGGGCCTGGACATGGTCACGCGGCTGTTCTGCGACCCGGGTGACGTCGTGATCGCCGAAGGGCCGTCGTACGTCGGTGCGCTGGGCTCGTTCGCCGCGTACCAGGCGCAGGTCGTGCACGTGGCGATGGATGAGAACGGCCTGGTGCCCGAGCTGCTGCGCGAGGCGCTCGCGCAGACGGAGAAGGCCGGCCGCCGGGTCAAGTTCCTCTACACGATCCCGAACTTCCACAACCCCGCCGGCGTCACGCTGGCCGTCGAGCGCCGCGCGGAGATCCTGGAGATCTGCCGCGACCACGGCGTGCTGGTCGTCGAAGACAACCCGTACGGGTTGCTCGGCTTCGACGGCCAGACCTACCCGGCGCTGCGCTCGACCGACCCCGACAACGTCGTGTACCTCGGCTCGTTCTCGAAGACGTTCGCCTCGGGCCTGCGCGTCGGCTGGGTGCTCGCGCCGCACGCCGTGCGCGAGAAGCTCGTGCTGGCCGCGGAGTCGGCGACGCTGTGCCCGCCGACGTTCAACCAGATGATCGTGTCGCGCTACCTGGCCACGCACGACTGGAAGGGCCAGATCAAGAAGTTCCGCGAGAACTACCGCGAGCGGCGTGACGCGATCTTGTCGGCGCTCGACCAGTACCTGCCCCCGGGCTGCTCGTGGACCAAACCGGACGGCGGGTTCTACGTCTGGGTGACGGTGCCGGAAGGCGTCGACACCAAGGCGATGCTGCCGCGCGCGGTGACCGCGAGGGTGGCGTACGCGTCCGGAACCGGCTTCTACGCCGACGGGTTCGGCAGCCGCCAGATGCGGCTGTCCTACTGCTACCCGACGCCGGAGCGGATCCGTGAGGGCGTCCGGCGGCTGGCCGCGGTGCTGGAGTCTGAAATGGACCTGGCCCGCACCTTCGGTAACGTGAGCGCGCGCCAGATCCAGGGGCCGCAGAACCCGTCCCCGGACACGGTCTAGTTCTTCTTATTTAAGGAGTTTCCACGGTGGTCGACCGTACCGTTGCCGTGCTCGCCGGCGGGCTTTCGCACGAACGCGACGTCTCGCTGAGGTCCGGGCGACGGCTCTCCGCGGCGCTGAAGTCCGAGGGCCTCGGCATCGAGGAGTGGGACACCGACGCGGGGCTGCTGGAGCGCCTGCGCACCCAGCGGCCGGACGCGGTGGTCGTCGCCCTGCACGGCGGTGAGGGCGAGAACGGCTCGGTGCAGACGGTGCTGGAGATGCTGGAGGTGCCGTTCGTCGGCACCGGCTCCCAGGGCTGCCGCCGCGCGTGGGACAAGCCGACGGCCAAGGCGCTCATCGAAAACGCCGGCTTCGTGACGCCGGGCTGGGTGGTGCTGCCGCACAGCACGTTCCGCGAGCTGGGCGCCCAGGCGGTGCTCGACGCGATGGTCGAGCAGCTCGGCCTGCCGCTGATCCTCAAGCCCGACCAGGGCGGCTCGGCGCTCGGCACCCAGGTGGTCCGCGAGGCGGCGGAACTGCCGGCCGCGATGGTCGGCTGCTTCGCGTACGGCGACACAGTGCTCGCCGAGCGGTTCGTCGACGGCGTCGAGGTGGCCGTGACGGTCATCGAGGGCGAGGACGGTCCCGAGGCCCTCCCCGCGGTCGAGATCGTCCCGGAGAGCGGCGTGTACGACTACACGGCCCGCTACACCGCCGGCCTGACCGACTTCTTCACCCCGGCCCGGCTCGACGACGCCGCGGCCAAGGCGGTGGCCGAGCTCGCGGTCGCCGCGCACCGCGTGCTCGGGCTGCGGGACATCTCGCGCACCGACGCGGTCGTCACGGCGGACGGCACGGTGCACTTCCTCGAAGTGAACCCGTCGCCGGGACTCACCGAGACGTCGACGGTTCCGATGGCGATCGAAGCGGCGGGCAAGTCACTCGGCACGGTGTTCGGCGAACTGATCGGACGCGCGATTTCTCGCTGACTCGTCTCACGCGAAAGGCCGCCTCGGAGCTTCCGTGGCGGCCTTTTTCGTGTCGCGACTGATCATCACTGGATGTGAACGTCGCGACCGCGTGGAGCAATCATCACCGTGACGAAACACCCTGGGGTGATCCCTAATCGGTTTTCGGTGTCTGATTCGCCCCATTCGCGTCGATGATCGAGACGATGCGTTCGAGGTCGTCGACCGAGCCGAACTCAAGCGTGATCCGGCCCTTGCGGCGGCCGAGGTCGACCTTCACCCGGGTGTCGAACCGGTCCGAGAGGCGGTTCGCGAGCTCCTGCAACCCCGGCGCCTGGATCGGCTTGCGCGCCACGGGCTTCGGCTTGGCCGGCTTCTCGCTCTTCTTGAGCGTGACGGCTTCCTCGGTCGCCCGGACCGACATGCCCTCCGCGATGATGCGCGCGGCGAGCTCTTCCTGACTGTCGGCGTCCTCCAGCGACAGCAATGCGCGGGCGTGGCCGGCGGACAGGACGCCCGCGGCCACCCGGCGCTGCACCGGCAGGGGGAGCTTGAGGAGCCGGATCGTGTTGGTGATGACCGGCCGGCTGCGGCCGATGCGGCTCGCCAGCTCCTCGTGCGTGACGGCGAACTCGTCGAGCAGCTGCTGGTACGCCGCCGCCTCTTCGAGCGGGTTCAGCTGGACGCGGTGGATGTTCTCCAGGAGCGCGTCGCGCAGCATCGACTCGTCGGCGGTCTGCCGGACGATCGCCGGGATCGCTTCGAGCTCCGCCTGCTGCGACGCGCGCAGCCGCCGCTCGCCCATGACGAGCTCGTACTCGTTTTCCCCGAGCTCGCGGACGACGATGGGCTGCATGAGCCCGAACTCGCGGATCGAGTGCTCGAGTTCGGAGAGCGCGTCCTCGTCGAAGACCTGCCGCGGCTGCTTCGGGTTCGGCTTGATGGAGCTGACCGGGATCTCGCGGTAGACCGCACCGGCGACCTCGCCGCCGTGGGTCTTCGCCTGACCGTTCGCCGCGAACCAGCCCTTGTCCTCGGCCGCCTTCTTCTCGGCCGCCGACGCCGTCTCACCGGGCGCGGGCAGGGGCCCACCACCGGCGGGCCCCGTCGGGATGAGGGCGGCGAGGCCGCGCCCCAATCCTCCTCTGCGTTCGGTCATGTGGAACTACCCTTCTCCAACTGTGCGCCGTGCTCGTCCATCTGTGCACCGCGCGCGGCGATCTCCTTCGCCGCGTCGACGTAGCTCAACGCACCGCGCGAACCAGGATCGTAAGCGAGGACGGTCTGGCCGTACCCGGGCGCCTCGGAGACCTTCACGCTGC includes the following:
- a CDS encoding GNAT family N-acetyltransferase, translating into MSRRVVGVTLDNLEHLPKSCRRCVYWELAPHLKNQAEEFGATEVEKEAWVSSVLLEWGSCGRIVYSDTLPVGFVLYAPPNAVPRSLAFPTSPPSADAVLLTAFQVLPEFRGGGLGRMLVQAVAKDLTKRGVRAIEAFGDARPEEPDPDGGHSCVLPAAFLQSVGFKTVRPHQKWPRLRLELRSAITWKEDVEAALERLLGQVTITTAEPSLGRA
- a CDS encoding PLP-dependent aminotransferase family protein, coding for MTENRPSKPHSGRQNLDPHLERYAARTAGMTASEIRALFAVASRPEVVSLAGGMPNLAALPLDTLSTQVAEIIAEDGLVALQYGSAHGIPVLREQICEIMALEGIKAHPDDVVVTVGSQMGLDMVTRLFCDPGDVVIAEGPSYVGALGSFAAYQAQVVHVAMDENGLVPELLREALAQTEKAGRRVKFLYTIPNFHNPAGVTLAVERRAEILEICRDHGVLVVEDNPYGLLGFDGQTYPALRSTDPDNVVYLGSFSKTFASGLRVGWVLAPHAVREKLVLAAESATLCPPTFNQMIVSRYLATHDWKGQIKKFRENYRERRDAILSALDQYLPPGCSWTKPDGGFYVWVTVPEGVDTKAMLPRAVTARVAYASGTGFYADGFGSRQMRLSYCYPTPERIREGVRRLAAVLESEMDLARTFGNVSARQIQGPQNPSPDTV
- a CDS encoding D-alanine--D-alanine ligase family protein; its protein translation is MVDRTVAVLAGGLSHERDVSLRSGRRLSAALKSEGLGIEEWDTDAGLLERLRTQRPDAVVVALHGGEGENGSVQTVLEMLEVPFVGTGSQGCRRAWDKPTAKALIENAGFVTPGWVVLPHSTFRELGAQAVLDAMVEQLGLPLILKPDQGGSALGTQVVREAAELPAAMVGCFAYGDTVLAERFVDGVEVAVTVIEGEDGPEALPAVEIVPESGVYDYTARYTAGLTDFFTPARLDDAAAKAVAELAVAAHRVLGLRDISRTDAVVTADGTVHFLEVNPSPGLTETSTVPMAIEAAGKSLGTVFGELIGRAISR
- a CDS encoding ParB/RepB/Spo0J family partition protein encodes the protein MTERRGGLGRGLAALIPTGPAGGGPLPAPGETASAAEKKAAEDKGWFAANGQAKTHGGEVAGAVYREIPVSSIKPNPKQPRQVFDEDALSELEHSIREFGLMQPIVVRELGENEYELVMGERRLRASQQAELEAIPAIVRQTADESMLRDALLENIHRVQLNPLEEAAAYQQLLDEFAVTHEELASRIGRSRPVITNTIRLLKLPLPVQRRVAAGVLSAGHARALLSLEDADSQEELAARIIAEGMSVRATEEAVTLKKSEKPAKPKPVARKPIQAPGLQELANRLSDRFDTRVKVDLGRRKGRITLEFGSVDDLERIVSIIDANGANQTPKTD